A section of the Lathamus discolor isolate bLatDis1 chromosome 6, bLatDis1.hap1, whole genome shotgun sequence genome encodes:
- the LOC136017461 gene encoding inositol 1,4,5-trisphosphate receptor-interacting protein-like 1, whose protein sequence is MVGDELDEATRECMQQLSKMLTEEMARIAQELHEVKELKRIEHNGVTWSGLLSAALWNWKFWVIAGFLLLLIAGLCCCFSKRSPELDGSISDEEEEDSASGVADFDTYIAMRNEWSLNELWNQSEWVDALVENLLFACQGSNLLSEGFFLELGPAMGVGSAFDCWSPQEDEPVYRMLVCLKPCRGYTFCLEPGTVANESRIRVELERTCTAQQTVGPMPCFLHNRKEQLRKKQKPRLLHALCTGSYLDVQKTACWFQDMVRENKAIARLLRSRYYLLTVLPSRRSCKVALQHISGRTTVIEMNFVVQLGNSDIFMSSQAREGIFSPSTTWTLTFARAEAKFLWLMFDQTPDDTLLSCLQLCTRMLAGTSFSSYALKTVVMHPLTTTALSGWRRRHFLLRLGDIMRYLRRCLEEKRLDHFFFGNEKIPEEIVLPPALQRAKPFNLFQHLAQDPAAHEQAMREFVELQHRLTAQIFF, encoded by the coding sequence ATGGTCGGTGATGAGTTGGATGAAGCCACACGTGAGTGCATGCAGCAGCTTTCGAAGATGCTCACGGAGGAGATGGCTCGGATAGCGCAGGAGCTGCATGAAGTcaaggagctgaagagaataGAGCACAACGGTGTGACCTGGAgtggcctgctctctgctgccttgtggaACTGGAAGTTTTGGGTGATCGccggcttcctgctcctcctgattgcagggctctgctgctgctttagcaaaagaagCCCTGAGCTGGACGGCAGCATCAgcgatgaagaggaggaagacagtgcCTCTGGCGTGGCAGATTTTGACACGTACATTGCAATGCGCAACGAGTGGTCATTGAACGAACTGTGGAACCAGAGCGAGTGGGTGGATGCGCTGGTGGAAAACCTTCTCTTTGCTTGCCAAGGGTCCAACTTACTGTCAGAGGGTTTCTTCCTGGAGCTGGGACCAGCCATGGGAGTGGGCAGCGCCTTTGATTGCTGGAGTCCCCAGGAAGACGAGCCTGTCTACCGTATGCTCGTGTGCCTGAAGCCCTGCCGTGGCTACACCTTCTGCCTGGAGCCAGGCACCGTGGCAAACGAGTCCCGCATCCGTGTGGAGCTGGAGCGCACATGCACCGCTCAGCAGACGGTGGGACCCATGCCGTGCTTCCTTCACAACCgcaaggagcagctcaggaagaagcagaagcccaGGCTCCTGCATGCCCTCTGCACCGGCTCCTATCTAGATGTGCAGAAAACTGCTTGCTGGTTCCAGGATATGGTGAGGGAAAACAAGGCAATTGCGCGCCTGTTACGTTCACGTTACTACCTTCTGACTGTGCTGCCCTCCAGACGCTCCTGCAAAGTGGCACTTCAACATATCTCTGGGAGAACCACGGTCATTGAGATGAACTTTGTCGTGCAGCTGGGCAACTCAGACATCTTCATGAGCAGCCAGGCGAGAGAGGGTATCTTCAGCCCAAGCACAACGTGGACATTGACCTTCGCCAGGGCAGAGGCAAAGTTCTTGTGGCTGATGTTCGATCAGACCCCAGACGACACCttgctcagctgcctgcaacTCTGCACCCGCATGCTGGCGGGCACAAGCTTTTCCAGCTATGCCTTGAAGACGGTGGTGATGCACCCCCTGACCACCACAGCCCTGTCAGGCTGGCGCAGGAGACATTTCCTGCTGCGGCTAGGTGACATCATGAGGTACCTGCGCCGCTGCTTGGAGGAGAAACGCCTCGACCACTTCTTCTTTGGCAATGAGAAGATTCCTGAGGAGATCGTCTTGCCCCCAGCCTTGCAAAGAGCCAAGCCATTCAACCTCTTCCAGCATCTGGCGCAGGATCCGGCTGCCCACGAGCAGGCAATGCGTGAGTTCGTGGAGCTGCAACACCGGCTTACAGCACAGATCTTCTTCTAG